The following coding sequences are from one bacterium BMS3Abin08 window:
- a CDS encoding exodeoxyribonuclease VII small subunit, with protein sequence MRNSKNLTYAKALSELEQIIQEIESETIDVDLFAGKVKRAAQLIKFCKTSLRTTKEEVNKVLSEIEEKPGEEEEDPPGA encoded by the coding sequence GTGAGAAATAGCAAGAACCTTACCTATGCCAAGGCATTATCTGAACTTGAACAGATAATCCAGGAAATAGAGTCGGAAACAATCGATGTGGATCTTTTTGCCGGGAAGGTAAAGAGAGCTGCCCAGCTCATAAAATTCTGCAAGACCAGTCTGAGGACCACCAAGGAAGAGGTAAATAAGGTGTTGTCAGAGATAGAGGAAAAACCGGGAGAAGAGGAAGAAGACCCCCCCGGCGCCTGA
- the xseA gene encoding exodeoxyribonuclease 7 large subunit, giving the protein MNYLTLKELTSIIKATLSVLSDEYWVVAEIAGLSCDRKGHCYIGLVEKEDDIFAAKMRATIWARKYKHLRATFRKQTGRELQADMKVLMLVRVNYHEVHGLSLDIQDIDPRYTLGEMALKRRQVIEQLTKEGIINNNKGLPLPLVPQRIAVITSKTAAGYGDFMNEIDNNPYGYRFSITLIESLVQGEQAESSLLSALQKIRDNINEYDLAVIIRGGGSTADLHCFDSYPVAKEVALLPIPVLAGIGHTRDETVVDSVVHERLITPTAVAEFIIQKVRSFEDMVDELRDRLVNKTRTLIEREEYNLSSGLKSLLSASGNYLATHRHGLLATIQDFDHTVIQALSNRHNRLDRSRVSLMYLTERYVSRQSDSLDRLETIIRLLDPLNILKRGYSVTRFNGEALKNASVLKEGDIIDTRLHAGAITSTVKKIREDIKREK; this is encoded by the coding sequence ATGAACTACCTGACACTTAAAGAACTCACATCAATAATCAAAGCCACTCTTTCCGTCCTTAGTGATGAGTACTGGGTTGTGGCTGAGATAGCCGGTCTGAGCTGCGACAGGAAAGGACACTGTTACATTGGACTTGTAGAGAAGGAAGATGATATTTTTGCAGCAAAGATGAGGGCTACTATATGGGCAAGAAAATACAAACACCTGAGAGCAACGTTCAGGAAACAGACCGGCAGGGAACTTCAGGCAGATATGAAGGTGCTCATGCTGGTCAGGGTTAACTATCACGAGGTACACGGGCTGAGTCTCGATATTCAGGATATTGATCCCCGGTATACCCTGGGGGAGATGGCCCTGAAAAGAAGGCAGGTTATAGAGCAACTCACAAAAGAAGGCATAATAAACAACAACAAAGGCCTTCCCCTCCCGCTTGTCCCCCAAAGGATTGCCGTTATAACCTCAAAGACGGCAGCGGGCTACGGTGATTTTATGAATGAGATCGACAATAACCCCTACGGCTACAGGTTCAGCATCACGCTCATAGAGTCTTTGGTGCAGGGAGAACAGGCAGAGTCCTCACTCTTGAGTGCCCTTCAGAAAATCAGAGATAACATAAATGAATATGACCTTGCGGTTATCATAAGAGGTGGCGGCTCCACGGCTGACCTTCACTGCTTCGACAGCTATCCGGTGGCAAAGGAGGTTGCACTTTTGCCGATTCCGGTTCTTGCCGGGATCGGACACACACGTGATGAGACCGTTGTCGACAGTGTAGTCCATGAAAGACTGATAACGCCAACTGCTGTTGCCGAGTTTATTATTCAGAAAGTTAGAAGCTTTGAAGACATGGTAGATGAACTGAGAGACAGGCTTGTTAACAAAACCAGGACCTTGATTGAGAGGGAGGAATATAATTTAAGTTCAGGTCTGAAATCATTGCTGTCTGCCTCAGGGAATTATCTTGCAACACACAGGCATGGCCTTTTGGCAACCATACAGGACTTTGACCATACAGTTATACAGGCCCTAAGCAACCGGCACAACAGGCTTGACAGGTCAAGGGTTTCCCTTATGTACCTTACTGAGAGGTATGTTTCAAGGCAATCAGACAGTCTGGACAGACTTGAGACTATAATCAGACTGCTTGATCCTTTAAATATATTAAAGAGAGGTTATAGTGTAACACGGTTTAACGGGGAGGCCCTGAAGAACGCGTCTGTACTAAAGGAAGGTGATATAATAGACACCAGACTGCATGCCGGAGCTATCACAAGCACTGTGAAGAAGATACGGGAGGATATTAAACGTGAGAAATAG